One part of the Sorangiineae bacterium MSr11954 genome encodes these proteins:
- a CDS encoding flippase-like domain-containing protein — protein sequence MRVRDVAQRVLPWVVSVGVCVALLWPFRDEGGRAVLASAVGRASPWTFPIIVLSAAAAWITDSWTTTVTFRRFGTDISFREACLTRGATYLFDAITPVLGQAALGVMMFRRGTPLARTVQVILLMTVVFMIQLVAVAGLGLLLGQSEVSNLSGRVVMLTLLGAGVYLVLVAVKPPFVARRRAFAQLFEIGVGGHAFAFAARTPNMVAMFAGQMATLYCFGIAVPFAPLLVYIPAIVVVTGAPISVQGIGPAQLAQVAFFAGHVGGDPRVAEATVIAWGLTTTVGHALVWFLIGVGCAFTRTGRTLFAATKSVLRERAQLAAIAAPESE from the coding sequence ATGCGCGTACGTGACGTGGCTCAGAGGGTTCTCCCGTGGGTGGTCAGCGTCGGCGTGTGCGTGGCGCTGCTCTGGCCTTTTCGCGACGAGGGCGGGCGGGCGGTCTTGGCCAGCGCGGTGGGCCGCGCCAGCCCGTGGACATTTCCCATCATCGTCCTCTCGGCGGCGGCGGCTTGGATCACCGACTCGTGGACGACCACCGTGACGTTTCGCCGCTTCGGCACGGATATCTCGTTTCGTGAGGCCTGCCTGACCCGCGGCGCGACATACCTGTTCGACGCCATCACCCCGGTGCTGGGGCAGGCGGCGCTGGGGGTCATGATGTTCCGCCGCGGAACCCCGCTGGCGCGCACGGTCCAAGTCATTTTGCTGATGACCGTGGTGTTCATGATCCAGCTCGTCGCCGTGGCCGGGCTGGGCCTGCTGCTCGGCCAGAGCGAGGTCTCGAACCTCTCCGGGCGGGTGGTGATGCTCACCTTGCTCGGCGCGGGCGTGTACCTCGTGCTGGTCGCGGTCAAGCCACCCTTCGTGGCGCGGCGAAGAGCCTTCGCGCAGCTGTTCGAGATCGGCGTGGGCGGGCATGCCTTCGCCTTCGCCGCGCGCACGCCGAACATGGTGGCCATGTTCGCGGGGCAGATGGCGACGTTGTATTGTTTTGGAATCGCGGTGCCGTTTGCGCCGCTCCTCGTTTACATCCCGGCCATCGTGGTCGTGACGGGGGCGCCCATCTCGGTGCAAGGCATCGGCCCGGCGCAGCTCGCCCAGGTCGCGTTCTTTGCGGGGCATGTCGGCGGTGATCCGCGGGTGGCGGAGGCGACGGTGATCGCTTGGGGTCTCACCACGACCGTGGGGCACGCCCTGGTGTGGTTCCTCATCGGGGTGGGGTGCGCCTTCACGCGCACGGGGCGCACCCTGTTTGCCGCCACGAAGAGCGTCCTTCGGGAGCGAGCCCAGCTCGCGGCGATTGCCGCGCCCGAGTCCGAGTGA
- a CDS encoding radical SAM protein — translation MEKHGDGYFKRAVNNQWLTLAGLMIGRSSEGVLRAIPIHPVYSSIMVTQNCNYKCVMCSFWHRHTPNELETAEIQRVTRELRELGIAQVNFTGGEPLLRSDLAEIVRQTAKNGFVMIQVTTNASLADKERLTELLEAGVGRVAISCDGVGTNHETQRGVPGAWKKNIAALDALRELRSTRFPKLEIELAMVASRHSAGDLGKILALCEEYRAVVHLQFLDNVQYFTGDADYDGDKLAPPDIDGLIDEVHHHLQHSAGIDPLLTHEGVEYIRRYLKREDPSIDRPRVSCGVGYAMVYIDSLGNVYPGCFAVSPIGNVREAPLSKIVNSERHRTLARDMFNMNCPTCPNGYAWGVFTNPRAIVREAKERAVRRLRTLAG, via the coding sequence ATGGAGAAGCACGGCGACGGGTATTTCAAGAGAGCGGTCAACAATCAGTGGTTGACCTTGGCGGGGCTGATGATCGGGCGCTCGTCGGAGGGGGTGCTCCGGGCCATACCGATTCACCCCGTCTATTCGAGCATCATGGTCACGCAGAATTGCAATTACAAATGCGTGATGTGCTCGTTCTGGCACCGGCATACGCCGAACGAGCTCGAGACGGCCGAGATCCAGCGGGTGACGCGGGAGCTGCGCGAGCTGGGGATCGCGCAGGTCAACTTTACGGGCGGCGAACCCTTGCTGCGCTCGGATCTCGCCGAGATCGTGCGCCAGACGGCCAAAAATGGCTTCGTCATGATTCAAGTGACGACCAACGCGTCCCTGGCGGACAAGGAGCGGCTCACCGAGCTGCTCGAGGCGGGGGTGGGGCGCGTGGCCATCTCGTGCGACGGGGTCGGCACCAACCACGAGACGCAGCGGGGGGTGCCGGGGGCGTGGAAGAAGAACATCGCCGCCCTCGACGCCCTGCGCGAGCTTCGCAGCACGCGCTTTCCGAAGTTGGAGATCGAGCTCGCCATGGTGGCGTCGCGGCATAGCGCGGGGGATCTCGGCAAGATCCTCGCGCTCTGCGAGGAGTACCGGGCCGTGGTCCACTTGCAGTTCTTGGACAACGTGCAGTACTTCACGGGCGACGCCGATTACGATGGCGACAAGCTCGCCCCGCCGGACATCGATGGGCTGATCGACGAGGTGCACCACCACCTGCAGCACTCGGCCGGCATCGATCCGCTGCTCACCCACGAGGGCGTGGAGTACATCCGACGGTATTTGAAGCGCGAGGATCCGAGCATCGACCGGCCGCGCGTCTCGTGCGGCGTGGGCTACGCCATGGTGTACATCGACTCGCTCGGCAATGTGTACCCCGGGTGCTTCGCGGTCTCGCCGATCGGCAATGTGCGCGAGGCGCCGCTGAGCAAGATCGTGAACTCGGAGCGCCATCGCACCTTGGCGCGCGATATGTTCAATATGAATTGCCCCACGTGCCCCAACGGTTATGCGTGGGGCGTCTTCACCAACCCGAGGGCCATCGTCCGCGAGGCCAAGGAGCGCGCGGTCCGGCGCCTCCGCACCTTGGCGGGTTGA
- a CDS encoding aminotransferase class III-fold pyridoxal phosphate-dependent enzyme translates to MNHEQISRIYDAHYNPTLALLFDMAKCPVESRSHGTRVYDDRGQEFLDFACGYGVFSIGHTNPRVQAVMLRQLDKLATAPQLAIHEAAAELSTKLGKLLPGDLKRLFLCGSGSEAVEIALRIASLRNPKRTRFVAVHHGFHGKTVGAMGVTGQDYLRKPFEPIWADVRFVPYGDVGAMKEAIGDGAAAVLLEPVLGGGFITTPPRGYLAEVREMCSRTGTVFVCDEVQTGFGRTGKMFAFQHDDIVPDVLILSKGFTGGHVSMAAAVVRDSIANEVAELSAADPLLYMSDTGGSPLACAVASEALSVILDEGLVQRAAEIGPYLQQRLAQASRAYPKLGLGAPGIGLMTGIQLRNNMVENAVWLQMLKRRVVTGLSTNPMTPRPVMRFFPPLIVTREEIDRAGDALDDSLKELDRVPGLALDLANQAAKVQFHLPKPLLRGILKSLS, encoded by the coding sequence TTGAACCACGAGCAAATCAGTCGCATTTACGACGCACACTACAATCCCACGCTCGCGCTCCTGTTCGACATGGCCAAGTGCCCCGTCGAATCGCGATCGCACGGTACGCGCGTCTACGACGATCGCGGGCAGGAGTTCCTCGACTTCGCCTGCGGCTACGGGGTCTTCAGCATCGGCCACACCAACCCGCGCGTCCAGGCCGTGATGCTGCGCCAGCTCGACAAGCTGGCCACCGCGCCGCAGCTGGCCATTCACGAGGCGGCCGCGGAGCTGTCGACCAAGCTCGGAAAGCTCTTGCCCGGCGATTTGAAGCGGCTGTTCTTGTGCGGGAGCGGCTCGGAGGCGGTGGAGATCGCGCTGCGCATCGCCTCGCTCCGCAACCCCAAGCGAACGCGGTTCGTGGCCGTGCACCACGGCTTCCACGGCAAGACCGTGGGCGCGATGGGGGTGACCGGGCAAGACTATCTGCGAAAGCCCTTCGAGCCGATTTGGGCCGACGTGCGCTTCGTCCCTTACGGCGATGTGGGCGCCATGAAGGAGGCCATCGGGGATGGTGCCGCGGCCGTGCTCCTCGAGCCGGTGCTCGGGGGAGGGTTCATCACCACGCCGCCGCGGGGGTACCTGGCGGAGGTGCGTGAGATGTGCAGCCGCACGGGCACGGTCTTCGTCTGCGACGAGGTGCAAACTGGCTTCGGGCGCACCGGGAAGATGTTCGCGTTCCAGCACGACGACATCGTCCCCGACGTGCTCATCCTCTCGAAGGGGTTCACGGGCGGGCACGTATCGATGGCCGCGGCGGTGGTGCGTGACTCCATCGCCAACGAGGTGGCCGAGCTGTCCGCGGCCGATCCGCTGCTCTATATGAGCGATACGGGCGGATCGCCCCTGGCGTGCGCGGTGGCGTCGGAGGCCTTGTCGGTGATCCTCGACGAGGGGCTGGTGCAGCGCGCGGCGGAGATCGGCCCGTACCTGCAGCAGCGCCTGGCGCAGGCCTCGCGGGCCTATCCCAAGTTGGGATTGGGCGCGCCGGGCATCGGCTTGATGACCGGCATTCAGCTTCGAAACAACATGGTGGAGAACGCCGTGTGGCTTCAAATGCTCAAGCGAAGGGTCGTCACCGGGCTCTCGACCAACCCCATGACCCCGCGCCCCGTCATGCGCTTCTTCCCCCCGCTGATCGTCACGCGCGAGGAGATCGATCGCGCGGGCGACGCGCTGGACGATTCGCTCAAGGAGCTCGATCGGGTGCCGGGCTTGGCGCTCGATTTGGCCAACCAGGCGGCCAAGGTCCAATTTCATCTGCCGAAGCCCCTCTTGCGCGGAATTCTGAAGTCGCTGTCGTAG
- a CDS encoding aspartate aminotransferase family protein, whose translation MLDDVREAYSTGMPPQLARGLLALDAEVAVSARGATVQTKSGRELVDLASGGFGFGHPRILEAVKEQVRKMPLSSRVFYSVPLARLLERIAQVTPGDLAVSFFGNAGAEAVEGALKLVKGYHRKRTRVVSAIGGYHGATTGALAVSGIEKLRYPMRDPARRPVQASWVPFGDVGAMERAVDESVAAVILEPVQLATEVAVPPAGYLRAVRRRCTDVGALLIADETITGLGPTGKMFGVDHDGVVPDIMVLAGVLGGGMLSIGGYVTTRAINDKVYDKRDPLLHANTTGGNPTACTAALTTLEIIEQEGLAGKAAILGQKLQRHLTSLAERYPGVVTRARGQGLFGSITLAGGTETARALQRAALARGVMVRVFAPDPSVNAGHVAVRAPLTVSESELQTGLAALDAALDAVLNEKAPMNGVGAGVQL comes from the coding sequence ATGCTCGACGACGTCAGGGAAGCTTATTCGACTGGGATGCCGCCGCAGCTCGCCCGCGGCCTGCTCGCGCTCGACGCCGAGGTGGCCGTTTCGGCGCGGGGTGCGACCGTTCAGACCAAGAGCGGGCGAGAGCTCGTCGACTTGGCCTCGGGCGGGTTTGGGTTCGGCCACCCGCGCATTCTGGAAGCCGTAAAAGAGCAAGTGCGCAAGATGCCGCTGTCGTCGCGCGTGTTCTACAGCGTACCTCTGGCGAGGCTCCTCGAGCGCATCGCCCAAGTGACGCCGGGCGATCTGGCCGTTTCCTTCTTTGGAAATGCAGGCGCCGAGGCGGTGGAGGGCGCGCTGAAGCTCGTCAAGGGCTACCACCGCAAACGCACGCGCGTGGTCTCCGCCATCGGCGGCTACCACGGCGCCACCACGGGCGCGCTGGCCGTGTCGGGCATCGAGAAATTGCGCTACCCCATGCGCGATCCAGCGCGCCGTCCGGTGCAGGCCTCGTGGGTGCCGTTCGGCGACGTGGGGGCCATGGAGCGCGCGGTCGACGAGTCGGTGGCCGCGGTCATCCTCGAGCCGGTGCAGCTGGCGACCGAGGTGGCGGTGCCGCCCGCCGGCTATCTGCGCGCGGTGCGGCGCCGCTGCACCGACGTGGGGGCGCTGCTCATCGCGGACGAGACGATCACCGGGCTCGGGCCCACCGGAAAGATGTTCGGCGTGGACCACGACGGCGTGGTGCCGGACATCATGGTGCTCGCCGGGGTCCTGGGCGGCGGCATGCTCTCCATCGGCGGCTACGTGACCACGCGCGCCATCAACGACAAAGTCTACGACAAGCGCGATCCGTTGCTCCACGCCAACACCACCGGCGGCAACCCGACGGCGTGCACGGCCGCCTTGACGACCTTGGAGATCATCGAGCAGGAGGGGCTGGCCGGGAAGGCGGCCATCTTGGGGCAAAAGCTCCAGCGCCACCTCACCAGCCTCGCCGAGCGCTACCCGGGGGTGGTCACGCGGGCGCGCGGCCAGGGGCTCTTCGGCAGCATCACCTTGGCGGGCGGCACCGAGACGGCGCGCGCGCTGCAGCGGGCGGCCCTCGCGCGCGGCGTGATGGTGCGGGTGTTCGCGCCCGATCCCTCCGTGAACGCCGGGCACGTGGCGGTGCGGGCGCCGCTCACGGTGTCGGAGAGCGAGCTTCAGACCGGGCTCGCGGCGCTGGACGCGGCCCTCGATGCGGTCTTGAACGAGAAGGCGCCGATGAACGGTGTCGGCGCGGGAGTGCAACTTTGA
- a CDS encoding UbiA prenyltransferase family protein yields the protein MSSPLVNGPLVHESRPGPGQWARSWFDLVRIYNVPIPLCGMLAGAYAAPVEPTLRFLVVIFAAIVGSASTQSFNDYEDRASDATHAPFRPIPSGKLKSSSVLFGGHLLAVILAVVSLALEPMAVLPVFGAFALTRKYSALKKHTVLHHLMMPGALALTPLYGSLIVHGQVLPLAWISAAGIFLGDINMNVVGSFKDLWETSEQERVLPVVIGPKPAIAVALVCGVAGMAVQAGSVVIGWAHAGALIPLVPACALTIWSRLRLYEEPSAKVGYSALQAGRIAECLSFPALIAGVVRVDHALAIILCLMLLALYTQTIIPENILPDKASALLDDGQTNVQSVKS from the coding sequence TTGAGCAGTCCGCTGGTGAATGGGCCGTTGGTGCACGAGTCGCGCCCCGGCCCAGGGCAGTGGGCGCGGTCGTGGTTCGACCTGGTTCGAATTTACAACGTCCCCATTCCGCTATGTGGAATGTTGGCGGGCGCCTATGCTGCGCCGGTCGAGCCGACGCTTCGATTCCTGGTGGTCATCTTCGCTGCGATCGTAGGCTCGGCCTCGACGCAGTCCTTCAATGACTACGAGGATCGAGCGTCGGACGCCACGCACGCGCCCTTTCGCCCCATTCCCAGCGGAAAGCTGAAGTCGTCGAGCGTCCTCTTCGGCGGCCATTTGTTGGCCGTCATCCTAGCGGTGGTGAGCTTGGCCCTCGAGCCGATGGCCGTGCTCCCCGTGTTCGGGGCCTTCGCGCTCACGCGCAAATACTCGGCGTTGAAGAAGCACACGGTGCTTCATCATTTGATGATGCCGGGGGCGCTGGCCCTGACACCCCTTTACGGCTCCCTCATCGTTCATGGGCAGGTGCTGCCGCTCGCGTGGATCTCGGCCGCGGGGATCTTCTTGGGCGACATCAACATGAACGTGGTGGGGTCGTTCAAGGATCTCTGGGAGACGTCCGAGCAAGAGCGGGTCCTGCCCGTGGTGATCGGCCCCAAGCCGGCCATCGCGGTGGCCTTGGTGTGCGGCGTGGCGGGCATGGCGGTGCAGGCGGGATCGGTGGTCATCGGCTGGGCACACGCGGGGGCGCTCATCCCGCTGGTTCCGGCCTGCGCCCTGACCATCTGGAGCCGTCTGCGCCTCTACGAGGAGCCGAGCGCGAAGGTGGGCTACAGCGCGCTGCAAGCGGGGCGCATCGCCGAGTGCTTGTCCTTTCCCGCCCTCATCGCCGGCGTGGTGCGCGTGGATCACGCGCTGGCGATCATCTTGTGTCTCATGCTCCTGGCTTTGTATACGCAGACGATCATTCCGGAGAACATTCTTCCCGACAAAGCATCGGCGTTGCTGGACGATGGTCAAACCAATGTACAGAGTGTGAAGTCATGA
- a CDS encoding SCP2 sterol-binding domain-containing protein, whose translation MESSTFAFPSLEWAQELANRLNARTDYRDSSENWKGTLVMSIMAEPGQLASDVNIALDPTGGTIKDVHLTDEAGKKQATFTLLGKYPVWKDILAGKYDILTAVMMGKIKLRGHLFRLMLQLKTPEIILKEMRGMPSRFADAESAH comes from the coding sequence ATGGAATCTAGTACTTTCGCATTTCCGTCCCTCGAGTGGGCGCAGGAGCTCGCCAATCGGCTCAACGCGCGGACCGATTACCGCGATTCGAGCGAGAACTGGAAGGGCACGCTCGTCATGTCCATCATGGCGGAGCCCGGCCAGCTGGCGAGCGACGTGAACATCGCGCTCGATCCGACGGGCGGCACCATCAAGGACGTTCACCTGACGGACGAAGCGGGCAAGAAGCAGGCGACGTTCACGCTCCTGGGCAAGTACCCCGTGTGGAAAGATATCCTGGCGGGCAAGTACGATATCCTGACCGCGGTGATGATGGGCAAAATCAAGCTCCGCGGGCATCTGTTCCGCCTGATGCTCCAGCTCAAGACGCCCGAAATCATCCTCAAAGAAATGCGCGGCATGCCCTCGCGTTTCGCTGACGCGGAATCCGCACATTGA
- a CDS encoding aminotransferase class III-fold pyridoxal phosphate-dependent enzyme, with translation MENEEIERTIEQTVQRYQEHVDPGLGFYMQATLGDVVEWEAHGNEVRDMRGQTWYDALSFMGVFGIGHRHPKVVQAVRDQLDRMPMNARYFFNKPQSDLAARLIEIAPQRSVKNVFFSNSGSEAVDVALKCAKFTTGRQEIISTVESYHGVTVGAVAVSGMRHFREGIEPLLPGVRFIPFGDVSALDAITEKTAGIIIEPVHAGLGSKMAPPGYFAALRERCDRTGAIFIDDEVQTGLGRTGKLWGIDHHPGVAPDIICMGKVLSGGVMPLGATLYSERVADAISKRLIFNTSTFGGGEMACAAGLAAVNVIVEEDLAGQAARGGEVLGAELRAVAQRFPNIIKEVRGVGMMWTIEFSDWLASFFVFPQMIREHRILVAPHLNRIDMIRISPALNARHEDLVRVGQALGASLASYRELDASSREAYEYAFKQALKNSVEKSQLEESGFVQ, from the coding sequence ATGGAGAACGAAGAAATCGAGCGCACTATCGAGCAAACGGTGCAGCGTTATCAAGAACACGTCGATCCGGGTCTCGGCTTTTACATGCAGGCCACCCTGGGCGACGTGGTGGAGTGGGAGGCACACGGGAACGAGGTCCGCGATATGCGCGGCCAGACCTGGTACGACGCGCTGTCCTTCATGGGCGTCTTCGGCATCGGGCATCGTCACCCCAAGGTGGTCCAAGCGGTGCGCGATCAGCTCGACCGCATGCCGATGAACGCCAGGTACTTCTTCAATAAGCCGCAGTCCGACCTGGCCGCCCGCTTGATCGAGATCGCCCCGCAGCGCAGCGTCAAGAACGTGTTCTTCTCGAACAGCGGCTCGGAGGCGGTCGACGTCGCCCTCAAGTGCGCCAAGTTCACCACCGGGCGCCAGGAGATCATCAGCACCGTCGAGTCGTACCACGGGGTCACGGTGGGCGCGGTCGCCGTCAGCGGCATGCGCCACTTCCGCGAGGGCATCGAGCCGCTGCTCCCGGGCGTTCGCTTCATCCCGTTCGGCGACGTGTCGGCGCTCGACGCCATCACCGAGAAGACGGCGGGCATCATCATCGAGCCGGTGCACGCGGGCCTCGGCTCCAAAATGGCGCCGCCCGGCTACTTCGCGGCGCTGCGCGAGCGCTGCGATCGCACGGGCGCCATCTTCATCGACGACGAGGTGCAGACGGGCCTCGGGCGCACGGGCAAGCTGTGGGGGATCGACCACCACCCGGGCGTCGCGCCGGACATCATCTGCATGGGCAAGGTCCTCTCGGGCGGCGTGATGCCGCTGGGCGCGACCCTGTACTCCGAGCGGGTGGCCGACGCCATCAGCAAGCGGCTCATCTTCAACACCAGCACCTTCGGCGGCGGCGAGATGGCGTGCGCGGCGGGCTTGGCGGCGGTGAACGTCATCGTCGAGGAGGATCTCGCGGGCCAGGCGGCGCGCGGCGGTGAAGTCCTCGGCGCGGAGCTCCGGGCGGTGGCGCAGCGGTTCCCGAACATCATCAAGGAAGTGCGCGGCGTCGGGATGATGTGGACCATCGAGTTCTCCGACTGGCTCGCGTCGTTCTTCGTGTTCCCGCAGATGATCCGGGAGCACCGCATCTTGGTGGCGCCGCATTTGAATCGCATCGACATGATTCGAATCAGCCCCGCGCTCAACGCCCGGCACGAGGATCTGGTGCGGGTCGGCCAGGCGCTGGGTGCTTCGCTCGCCAGCTACCGCGAGCTCGATGCCTCGTCGCGCGAGGCCTACGAGTACGCGTTCAAACAGGCGCTCAAAAACTCGGTCGAGAAGAGCCAGCTCGAAGAGTCGGGCTTCGTTCAATAG